A single region of the Maylandia zebra isolate NMK-2024a linkage group LG17, Mzebra_GT3a, whole genome shotgun sequence genome encodes:
- the elk3 gene encoding ETS domain-containing protein Elk-3 gives MESSITLWQFLLQLLLDQSHKHLICWTSNDGEFKLLKSEEVAKLWGLRKNKTNMNYDKLSRALRYYYDKNIIKKVIGQKFVYKFVSFPEILKMDPALVESGRSSEESGGTASEPEAEDEDGGERNQYLHSGLYSSFKISSLHHSLEQHRPIKTEPRSDRPDDGSSVIRFMTHRGHSSLPSTPPPSSTENSHSSRPSPQLACSSSSSSSSPPQSPTHMLVRVGVQSTDADELEPSAQPLNLSSGQRDRERLQSRTTPERRGLANSTPLKGRKPKGLEISAPSHLLTGSDLVSLALNSPALPSGSLTSAFFTAQTPSGLLLTPSPLLSNIQFWSSLSPVGPLSPAQLQSHAPLFQFPTLLNGPIPVPLPAMDTSSPLLLSSSSHKS, from the exons ATGGAGAGCTCCATCACACTCTGGCAGTtcttgctgcagctgctgctcgaCCAAAGCCACAAACATCTTATCTGCTGGACATCCAATGATGGCGAGTTCAAGCTGCTCAAGTCAGAGGAAGTGGCCAAGCTGTGGGGCCTGCGCAAGAACAAGACCAACATGAACTATGACAAGCTGAGCAGAGCACTGCGCTACTACTATGACAAG AACATCATCAAGAAGGTGATCGGTCAGAAGTTTGTCTACAAGTTTGTGTCGTTCCCTGAGATTCTGAAGATGGACCCTGCATTGGTGGAGTCGGGTCGCAGCAGTGAGGAAAGCGGGGGCACCGCATCAGAACCCGAGGCTGAAGATGAGGATGGGGGTGAGAGGAACCAGTACCTCCACTCCGGCCTGTATTCCTCCTTCAAGATCAGCTCCCTGCATCACTCCTTAGAGCAGCACCGGCCAATCAAGACAGAGCCCAGATCCGATCGTCCGGACGACGGCTCCTCTGTCATCCGATTCATGACCCACCGTGGCCACTCCTCGCTCCCCTCCACCCCACCCCCATCCTCAACCGAGAACTCCCATTCCTCCAGGCCGTCTCCTCAGCTGgcctgctcttcctcctcctcatcctcctccccTCCACAAAGCCCCACCCATATGCTAGTGAGAGTGGGAGTCCAGAGCACAGATGCAGATGAATTGGAGCCCAGCGCACAACCTCTAAACCTGTCATCTGGTCAGAGAGACAGGGAGAGGTTACAGAGCAGGACAACACCAGAAAGGAGGGGACTGGCCAATAGTACGCCTCTAAAAGGAAGAAAACCGAAAGGCTTGGAAATCTCCGCCCCTTCACATCTCTTGACAGGAAGTGACCTTGTCTCACTTGCCCTCAACAGCCCAGCTCTGCCATCTGGGTCTCTGACCTCAGCCTTCTTCACAGCACAG ACTCCGTCTGGTCTGCTGCTCACTCCCAGCCCTCTGCTCTCCAATATCCAattctggtccagcctcagtcCAGTGGGACCCCTGAGCCCTGCCCAACTGCAGAGCCACGCACCCCTCTTCCAG TTCCCCACACTGCTGAACGGACCCATCCCTGTGCCTTTGCCTGCCATGGACAcctcctctcctctgctgctgtccTCCAGCTCCCACAAGTCTTGA